The following are encoded together in the Capsulimonas corticalis genome:
- a CDS encoding ATP-binding protein, with the protein MDPSIIAAIQTAVDNEPGNVALRLHLASLLLEAGRPEDALAQCAAVLANQPDHLDALEKAALAAEQSGDTLRAHGYRRLHESLSWNRAKSLIEDYVPSETLDNTPGEPPRVRIDEEGMRVPLAEEEREPEPEAWETEKPETTLKDVAGMAEVKRRLNIAFLTPMRNPDMMRLYGKSLRGGLLLYGPPGCGKTFIARAAAGELGAKFLTVGLTDVVDMWLGQSEKNLHEIFETARRQKPCVLFFDEIDALGRKRSLSRESAGRGVINQLLAEMDGVGDANDGVFVLAATNHPWDVDVALRRPGRLDRTLLVLPPDAAAREAILRARMQNRPTEKIDYAWIASKTEDFSGADVSHLCESASELAMEDSLAQGSARPIRMEDFKRAMKEVRASVRPWFDTAKNYALFANEGGVYDDLLEYLRARRMM; encoded by the coding sequence ATGGACCCGAGCATCATCGCCGCTATCCAAACCGCTGTTGACAACGAACCGGGGAATGTCGCCCTGCGTTTGCATCTGGCGTCTCTCCTGCTGGAGGCCGGGCGTCCGGAGGACGCGCTGGCGCAGTGCGCCGCCGTTCTCGCCAATCAGCCGGACCATCTGGACGCATTGGAGAAAGCCGCGCTGGCGGCGGAGCAGAGCGGGGATACGCTGCGGGCCCATGGATATCGGCGTCTCCATGAGTCGCTTTCCTGGAACCGCGCGAAGAGTCTGATCGAGGATTACGTTCCGTCCGAAACCCTTGACAACACTCCCGGCGAGCCTCCGCGCGTGCGGATCGATGAAGAAGGCATGCGCGTTCCTTTGGCCGAGGAAGAACGCGAGCCGGAACCCGAGGCGTGGGAAACCGAGAAGCCGGAGACGACTTTGAAGGATGTGGCGGGCATGGCCGAGGTCAAGCGCCGTCTGAACATCGCTTTTTTGACCCCGATGCGCAACCCCGACATGATGCGTCTCTACGGCAAGTCGCTGCGCGGCGGGCTTTTGCTTTACGGCCCTCCGGGGTGCGGCAAGACGTTTATCGCCCGCGCCGCCGCCGGCGAACTGGGCGCGAAGTTCCTGACCGTCGGCCTGACCGATGTCGTGGATATGTGGCTGGGTCAGAGCGAGAAGAATCTGCATGAGATCTTCGAAACGGCGCGGCGGCAGAAGCCATGCGTGCTGTTCTTCGACGAGATCGACGCGCTGGGACGCAAGCGCAGCCTGTCGCGCGAGTCGGCGGGCCGGGGCGTGATCAATCAGCTGCTCGCCGAGATGGACGGCGTGGGCGACGCCAACGACGGCGTCTTCGTATTGGCCGCGACGAACCATCCCTGGGATGTGGATGTCGCGCTGCGCCGCCCCGGACGCCTCGACCGCACCCTGCTTGTCCTGCCGCCCGACGCCGCCGCGCGCGAGGCGATCCTGCGCGCCCGCATGCAGAACCGGCCGACGGAGAAGATCGACTACGCCTGGATCGCGAGCAAGACCGAGGACTTTTCCGGCGCCGATGTTTCCCACCTCTGCGAATCCGCCTCGGAGCTGGCGATGGAAGACTCGCTCGCGCAGGGCAGCGCGCGCCCGATTCGCATGGAAGATTTCAAGCGCGCCATGAAAGAAGTCCGGGCGAGCGTTCGCCCCTGGTTCGACACCGCCAAGAACTACGCCCTGTTCGCCAACGAAGGCGGGGTTTACGACGATCTGCTCGAATATCTGCGCGCGCGGCGGATGATGTAG
- a CDS encoding zf-TFIIB domain-containing protein, translating to MPPTTLTCPIDKHTLLTDHTLENGLTSQSCAACGGQWLSAERYWSWRHAHGENLPERPADELETPAVPEISKGKLCPQDGHILTPYRVGHGVGFSLDHCGHCGGIWLDGGEWDVLKARNLHDDIHYVFSDVWQSDLRRKERAEALEQMWLDKLGEETLAEARRIKIWIEGHPKRHELIAFLLHSGEGV from the coding sequence ATGCCGCCAACCACACTGACGTGTCCCATCGACAAACACACCCTCCTTACTGACCACACCCTCGAAAACGGACTCACGAGCCAATCCTGCGCCGCCTGCGGCGGTCAGTGGCTCTCTGCGGAGCGCTATTGGAGCTGGCGGCACGCCCATGGCGAGAACCTGCCGGAGCGGCCGGCGGATGAGTTGGAAACGCCGGCGGTTCCAGAGATCAGTAAGGGCAAGCTTTGTCCGCAGGACGGGCATATCTTGACGCCGTATCGCGTCGGCCATGGAGTGGGGTTCTCGCTGGACCACTGCGGCCATTGTGGCGGGATCTGGCTGGACGGCGGCGAGTGGGATGTGCTGAAGGCGCGTAATCTCCACGACGATATCCATTATGTCTTCTCCGATGTCTGGCAGTCGGACCTGAGGCGCAAGGAACGCGCCGAAGCGCTGGAGCAGATGTGGCTGGATAAGCTGGGCGAGGAAACGCTGGCGGAGGCGCGGCGGATCAAGATATGGATCGAAGGCCACCCCAAGCGGCATGAATTGATCGCCTTCCTCCTGCACTCAGGCGAAGGCGTTTAG
- a CDS encoding tetratricopeptide repeat protein, which translates to MNPHLRRAQLFLQQSRSENALSEIHAALAMDPHDPVAHGFRALALGGLDRPAEAADAARQAVHFGPDIPYTHYVLACIMEDQGKLTEAERSIGEALRLSPDDPDLYARLGQIHIRRKRWASALEAAETGLALESDHIACAQLRAMALRHQGRRDEAELALRAVLARDPENHHSHTQQGWVCLERKDSAQALSHFREALRLKPESAAARQGMVEALRAKYWLYRVILGYFLWIGRFSTNVRRGILIGFWLVARGAQALAASNPHLRPLFLPVIVLYVLFVFLSWTAQPMFDLLLRLDPLGRVALTRNQIAASNWVGLCLLLAAGSALLWLVTSSPGPLVGVIGFPLLTILVSQSAARNTRRAAIFNGVLVALVAAVCIAATFGDAKSVSPSLLPGGIVIFAVFIAAATWIGTWRKTAQ; encoded by the coding sequence ATGAACCCACACCTGCGCCGCGCTCAGCTCTTTCTTCAGCAATCCCGCAGTGAGAACGCCCTGAGCGAAATCCACGCCGCCCTCGCGATGGATCCGCACGATCCGGTCGCGCATGGTTTCCGCGCCCTGGCGCTTGGCGGCCTCGACCGCCCGGCGGAAGCGGCCGACGCGGCGCGGCAGGCGGTGCATTTCGGCCCGGATATCCCCTATACCCACTATGTGCTGGCCTGTATTATGGAGGACCAGGGCAAGCTGACCGAGGCCGAGCGCTCGATCGGCGAGGCGCTGCGCCTGAGCCCCGACGATCCCGATCTCTACGCGCGTCTCGGCCAGATCCATATCCGGCGAAAACGCTGGGCGTCGGCGCTGGAGGCGGCGGAGACAGGGCTGGCTTTGGAATCCGATCACATCGCCTGCGCCCAGCTGCGCGCGATGGCGCTGCGCCATCAGGGGCGGCGCGATGAAGCCGAACTCGCGCTGCGCGCCGTGCTCGCCCGCGATCCGGAGAACCACCATAGCCACACGCAGCAGGGGTGGGTCTGCCTGGAGCGCAAGGATTCGGCGCAGGCGCTGTCGCATTTCCGTGAGGCCCTGCGTCTGAAGCCCGAAAGCGCGGCGGCGCGGCAGGGGATGGTGGAGGCGCTGCGGGCGAAGTACTGGCTGTACCGGGTCATCCTGGGCTACTTTCTCTGGATCGGCCGCTTCAGCACCAATGTCCGTCGTGGGATTTTGATCGGCTTCTGGCTGGTTGCGCGCGGCGCGCAGGCCCTCGCCGCCTCGAATCCGCACCTCCGCCCTTTGTTTCTTCCCGTGATCGTCCTCTACGTCCTGTTCGTCTTTTTGAGCTGGACCGCGCAGCCCATGTTCGATCTCCTGCTCCGACTCGATCCGCTCGGCCGCGTCGCTCTGACTCGCAACCAGATCGCCGCCTCCAACTGGGTCGGACTCTGCCTGCTCCTCGCCGCCGGCTCCGCGCTGCTCTGGCTCGTCACCAGCTCGCCCGGCCCGCTGGTCGGGGTGATCGGCTTCCCGTTGCTCACGATCCTGGTCAGCCAGAGCGCCGCCCGCAACACCCGCCGCGCCGCCATCTTCAACGGCGTCCTCGTCGCACTCGTCGCCGCCGTCTGCATCGCCGCGACCTTTGGCGACGCCAAGTCCGTTTCCCCTAGTCTGCTTCCCGGCGGGATCGTCATCTTCGCGGTGTTCATCGCCGCCGCCACCTGGATCGGGACTTGGCGGAAGACGGCGCAGTAG
- the panC gene encoding pantoate--beta-alanine ligase yields the protein METITTIAALRQALRQARREDQTIGLVPTMGAFHEGHLTLMRRAKAENDIVVATLFVNPAQFNDPEDFEKYPRDDERDAALAAAEGVDYLFTPAPAEVYPKEFDTVVVVRALSERLEGASRPGHFNGVSTVVAKLLNIAGADRAYFGEKDWQQLQLVKRMAADLDIPTEIVSVPTVREPDGLALSSRNVRLTPDQRKAAKVLSSALSDTQAIADTGVQDAYQLAAWLRQTIEVQPGAKIDYAVVVDPETLQEIDTIENGALAAVAATFGKVRLIDNRLLNPPIGPGLRR from the coding sequence ATGGAAACAATCACGACAATCGCCGCGCTGCGGCAGGCATTGCGGCAGGCGCGACGCGAGGATCAGACGATCGGCCTCGTTCCCACGATGGGCGCGTTTCACGAGGGACATCTGACGCTGATGCGACGGGCGAAGGCCGAAAACGACATCGTCGTGGCGACGCTCTTTGTGAACCCGGCCCAGTTCAACGATCCCGAAGATTTTGAAAAATACCCGCGCGACGACGAACGCGACGCGGCCCTCGCCGCCGCCGAAGGCGTGGATTATCTCTTCACGCCCGCTCCCGCCGAGGTCTACCCCAAGGAGTTCGACACCGTCGTGGTCGTCCGCGCCCTGTCTGAACGCCTGGAAGGCGCCTCGCGTCCCGGCCATTTTAACGGCGTCTCCACCGTCGTCGCGAAGCTGCTGAACATCGCCGGCGCAGACCGCGCTTACTTCGGCGAAAAAGACTGGCAGCAGCTCCAGCTCGTGAAGCGCATGGCCGCCGACCTGGACATCCCCACGGAGATCGTCAGCGTCCCCACTGTGCGCGAACCCGACGGCCTTGCCCTCAGCTCCCGCAATGTCCGTCTGACTCCCGATCAGCGCAAAGCCGCCAAGGTCCTCTCCAGCGCCCTGTCCGACACCCAGGCCATCGCCGATACCGGCGTGCAGGACGCCTACCAGCTCGCCGCCTGGCTGCGCCAAACGATCGAAGTCCAGCCCGGCGCCAAGATCGACTACGCCGTCGTCGTCGACCCCGAAACGCTGCAAGAGATAGACACCATCGAAAACGGCGCCCTCGCCGCCGTCGCCGCCACGTTTGGAAAAGTCCGGTTGATCGACAACCGCCTGCTCAACCCGCCGATCGGTCCGGGCCTGCGGCGGTAG
- a CDS encoding ABC transporter ATP-binding protein: MTMRMGGRGGNGGQKKPLTANTVRRVAQTFAPYAGQLALIAGCVFVSAAFGLVTPFALRRIIDKGLQVHDMGVVIHYSLLTLIATVFATGFSLAYGYFSVLVGQHILRDLRARLFHHLLGMSLRFFTATRAGEIQSRLTNDFTNVASVLSDTVATVLFNVTTVLSTLIAMFLFDWRLTLLSVAAMPLFAYLASRVGDYAGVVRKRSAEQNAAISATLQETLSVSGVLLTKTSGRQEIAADRFAVENEALAVTQIQSAMIMRYFFNMIRLTFSITPILVYWLAGFLVVAQHDRSLTIGTIVGFTALQSALLFPLTNLLSVQADVTSSFAMFDRIFEYLDLKQDIEDAPNAVSLEPSAVRGAVAMEDVSFRYDSAQESPTLDHVTFQAEPGQLIALVGPSGAGKTTLTYLLPRLYDADSGRVTIDGIDVKDIKLQSLGRLVGVVTQETYLVHNTIRENLRYGNPAATDDQLIEAAKSAAIHDHIASLPEGYDTVVGERGYKLSGGEKQRIAIARAILKNPRILILDEATSALDTRSERLIQEAFTRLSVGRTTFAIAHRLSTILSADVILVIEHGRIVERGTHTELLERNGAYAKLYAAQFAGESAPEDSADPQEAPPIAEGVS; encoded by the coding sequence ATGACAATGCGTATGGGCGGAAGAGGCGGGAATGGCGGTCAGAAAAAGCCGCTTACGGCGAATACCGTTCGGCGGGTCGCCCAGACGTTTGCGCCGTACGCGGGCCAGCTGGCGCTGATTGCCGGCTGTGTTTTTGTGTCGGCGGCGTTTGGGCTGGTGACGCCGTTCGCGCTGAGGCGCATCATCGACAAGGGTTTGCAGGTCCACGATATGGGCGTGGTGATCCACTACTCCCTGTTGACTTTGATCGCCACCGTATTCGCCACCGGATTTTCACTGGCCTACGGGTATTTCTCGGTTCTGGTGGGGCAGCATATCCTGCGCGATCTGCGCGCGCGTCTTTTCCATCATCTGCTGGGAATGTCGCTGCGGTTCTTCACCGCGACGCGCGCCGGCGAGATCCAGTCGCGTCTGACCAACGATTTCACCAATGTCGCGAGCGTTCTTTCCGACACAGTGGCGACGGTTCTTTTCAACGTCACGACGGTTCTCTCGACGCTGATTGCGATGTTCCTCTTCGACTGGCGCCTCACGCTGCTTTCGGTGGCGGCGATGCCGTTATTCGCCTACCTCGCCTCACGCGTCGGCGATTACGCGGGTGTGGTTCGCAAACGCTCCGCCGAACAGAACGCGGCGATTTCCGCCACATTGCAGGAGACCCTCTCGGTCTCCGGCGTGCTCCTGACCAAGACCTCCGGCCGGCAGGAGATCGCGGCGGATCGTTTTGCCGTGGAGAACGAAGCGCTTGCCGTCACGCAGATCCAGTCCGCCATGATCATGCGCTACTTCTTCAACATGATCCGTCTGACCTTTTCCATCACGCCCATTCTGGTCTATTGGCTCGCTGGCTTTCTGGTCGTCGCGCAGCACGACCGCAGCCTGACCATCGGAACCATCGTCGGGTTCACCGCGCTTCAGTCCGCGCTTTTGTTCCCGCTCACCAACCTGCTCAGCGTCCAGGCCGACGTCACGAGCTCGTTCGCGATGTTTGACCGTATCTTCGAATACCTTGACCTGAAGCAGGATATCGAGGATGCGCCCAACGCCGTCTCCCTCGAACCCTCCGCCGTTCGCGGCGCCGTCGCGATGGAGGATGTGAGCTTCCGATACGACTCCGCGCAGGAATCGCCCACGCTCGATCATGTCACTTTCCAGGCCGAGCCCGGCCAGCTCATTGCGCTGGTGGGGCCTTCCGGAGCGGGCAAGACGACCCTTACCTATCTTCTGCCTCGTCTCTACGACGCGGACTCCGGCAGAGTCACGATCGACGGGATCGATGTGAAAGACATCAAGCTCCAGTCTCTGGGCCGGCTGGTCGGCGTGGTGACGCAGGAGACTTACCTGGTGCACAACACCATTCGAGAAAACCTCAGATATGGGAACCCCGCAGCCACGGACGACCAGCTAATCGAGGCGGCGAAATCCGCGGCCATTCACGACCACATCGCCAGTCTGCCGGAAGGTTACGACACGGTGGTGGGCGAGCGCGGGTACAAGCTTTCCGGCGGCGAGAAGCAGCGGATCGCCATCGCCCGCGCCATTCTCAAGAACCCGCGCATTCTGATTTTGGATGAAGCGACCAGCGCGCTCGACACGCGCTCCGAGCGGCTAATTCAGGAAGCGTTTACGCGCCTCTCCGTCGGCCGCACCACCTTCGCCATCGCGCACCGCCTCTCAACCATTCTCTCCGCCGACGTCATTCTGGTCATCGAGCACGGCCGCATTGTCGAGCGCGGAACCCATACCGAACTCCTGGAGCGCAACGGAGCCTACGCAAAACTGTACGCCGCGCAGTTCGCCGGGGAGAGCGCCCCAGAAGACAGCGCGGACCCGCAGGAAGCGCCGCCGATTGCTGAAGGCGTTTCTTGA